AATGACATGGCCATTGTAAATGATTCAGTGCCGGTTGTATTATTGTCAGGTTGAGTTGGTAAAATGGTATAGTTGTTTACGGTACAGCCAGTAAACATTATAGCAGATGCAAGGATCAACATTAAAATGATATGCTTCATGACAACTCTCCTTATAATTAATAAGATTAGTTATAATTAACCATAGCACAAATACATTTCTTTGTCAATGAAAATATTAAATACATTTAATATCTACCCTTTCAACAGCAAAGCATTTTATTGATTATTTTATTTTAGAACTATCATTTTTCTGGTTTGGCTTGTCTCTCCTGCCTGAAGCCGGTAAATATATACCCCGTTGGAAATATTGATGCCGTGATCATCGCAGCCATCCCAGATAACGGTGAAACGACCAGCGGTTTGTCCAGTATTAACCAGGGTTTTCACCGTTTGCCCGGCAATGTTGTATATCTTCAGGCTGACCATTCCCGCCTTGGGCAATCGATAACTAATCACTGTGGTTTGTCTGAACGGATTCGGTGCATTCTGTTCCAGCCTGAACGCTGTCCCCTGTCCCCTGTTCCCTGGCTTCCCTTCAACACCAACATAAGGTTCCCCGAACTCAAGCATCACCTGCTGGGCCGCCAGTCTGGCCTGGTCCTTGTCCATAAAGTACAGCGGGAAGCCAAAGAATACCGTCTTGCCCGAGTCCCGCACCGCGCAGGCCCGGCCTTCGTAAGAACTCCCATTGTTCTTCATGTCCATCACGTAGATGGTATCGGCTTCGGCCAATGGCGTAAAGGCTTCAATATACCGGAAAGTCTTTCCCCAGATGGTTGCTGGGTATTTTAATGTATCTACCGCGATATCTGGGTATCCTTTCAACCCGATAGCAGTCTTAAAGGAGTCCGTGATCCCGGACAGGCCCGCAGGTGATATCTTAAATTGATCATACGAGTCGCTCCCTATGTCACTACTTGGTTTCCACCCGGCAAACCACATCTTGCCCCCGTTATCAAGGTAGCTCTTCATGTCACTGACCGCCCCGGAAGCCAACATCCCGGCATAATCATCGGCCAGCCAGGCCACCGTGGAATATGGGCCGAAATCCGCCAGGGTAGGCTTCTGGGAGGTTAAACCGTACTCGTAAAGTTCATATTTGTAGTCTGAAAAGATATAGTTATAGAAGCTGTCCTGCTGGGCGTCGCGGGGAAAGCTACCGGTGGTCCAGTTGTTGGTCTCGTCCACCACCAAGATTCCCTGGTCCAAAGAGAATATGACTGGCATGCCGAAGACTTCATCTGCTAAATAACTTTGCTGATTGCTTCCGTTGACCGCCCTGATAATAAAATATGCGATTTCATTAGGCTCTAATCCACTAATAGTGTCGCAAACAGTCAGTCTTCCTGGCACATAAACACTATCCGAATATGAACCACTCTGATTCCCCCACCATATCCAATATCCAACAACATCTGTTTCTTGGTTG
This sequence is a window from bacterium. Protein-coding genes within it:
- a CDS encoding M20/M25/M40 family metallo-hydrolase; the encoded protein is MGYIPGYIPQTEIIVSGHFDSIDRLLSSCAPGADDDASGTAAAIEVARIFSQQSFPVTITIAAWAAEEANLKGSIHYANWADSNNIDIRAIMNMDMIGYMNDSICDCIAMGTSWLTNIFMQSGQNYSPMMAIYQDLGGAPWDAAPFYVLGYPAFTCSENPEADNPYQHTTEDLLDKLSPNLIAEVTKTVVATIAILELYPSKVNNIEVDQTSDDTTLQLIWSANQETDVVGYWIWWGNQSGSYSDSVYVPGRLTVCDTISGLEPNEIAYFIIRAVNGSNQQSYLADEVFGMPVIFSLDQGILVVDETNNWTTGSFPRDAQQDSFYNYIFSDYKYELYEYGLTSQKPTLADFGPYSTVAWLADDYAGMLASGAVSDMKSYLDNGGKMWFAGWKPSSDIGSDSYDQFKISPAGLSGITDSFKTAIGLKGYPDIAVDTLKYPATIWGKTFRYIEAFTPLAEADTIYVMDMKNNGSSYEGRACAVRDSGKTVFFGFPLYFMDKDQARLAAQQVMLEFGEPYVGVEGKPGNRGQGTAFRLEQNAPNPFRQTTVISYRLPKAGMVSLKIYNIAGQTVKTLVNTGQTAGRFTVIWDGCDDHGINISNGVYIYRLQAGETSQTRKMIVLK